In the genome of Banduia mediterranea, the window AGATTGCTCCGACCAGCAGCATAAGTTGGTAGAAGCCCTAGCACAGTTGCTCCCATGCCGGCTGCTCGGCGATCCCATGCAGGCCATCTTCGACTTCGGCCAGCAACCGATCGATTGGAACACGGCGGTCTATCCTAACTACCAGTTGCTCGGCGAACTGAAGACGCCTTGGAGGTGGAAACTGGCGGGGGCCGATGAACTCGGGCAGTGGCTGAGCCAGGCCCGGGCGCTTCTAGCAGAAGACAAGAAGATCCCCCTTGCCGGGCCATTGCCCAATGGGGTTCGTCGGTATTCTGTTGATTTGAACGATTTCAGTAATAAAAAACGGCTGAGCGTGTTCTACGACCACCTGAAGAACCAGGCGTCTGTCATTGCCATCCACGCGGGCGATCAGAAGTCGAAGAACAAGACACATAAGCTGGCGCAAAGCATGGCCGGCAAGTTCTCCAGCCTGGAGGAGGTCGAAGGCAAGGATCTCCATCGTTTCATAAAAAAGATCGATGGCGCCAAGTCAGCAGGAGAGCGGCTTCGGTCTGTGATCGATTTTTGCAAGACCTGTTGCAACGCGGTCGATGGCGTGCTCGCCGCGGCAACCAAGAAGGGCCAGGAGGGGAAGGCAACAAGGGCGACGAAATGTCCCGAGATTCTAGAGGTGGCGAAT includes:
- a CDS encoding UvrD-helicase domain-containing protein: MDDELPKVLANFNGKGYVIAPAGYGKTHLIARAVQAASRRQLVLTHTYAGVNAIKRKMQLLRIPPAQYQIDTIASWALRTCLYFPKTSKWKKEHPSGKEWGKLYEACAALLNRPFVQHMIKCSYAGVYVDEYQDCSDQQHKLVEALAQLLPCRLLGDPMQAIFDFGQQPIDWNTAVYPNYQLLGELKTPWRWKLAGADELGQWLSQARALLAEDKKIPLAGPLPNGVRRYSVDLNDFSNKKRLSVFYDHLKNQASVIAIHAGDQKSKNKTHKLAQSMAGKFSSLEEVEGKDLHRFIKKIDGAKSAGERLRSVIDFCKTCCNAVDGVLAAATKKGQEGKATRATKCPEILEVAN